A genome region from Natronosalvus rutilus includes the following:
- a CDS encoding GAF domain-containing sensor histidine kinase: MDAKNETRRRRRTLVSLLSNMVASKTVEFIGRLGDIATTLDASTSVESVYEHALTAAADVLSFEAASICTQRDERLIPRAVYANHLIPGQALSANAGIAGRTLATGATILVDDLRDETNAAPTCDSFRSVLSVPIANDGIFQAFSSEPDAFSDLDRQIGETLVAIVVNARTSVEYEAALETERDRFAALFENVSDAAVQYRIEGERYRIERVNSAFVRVFGRDAESIVGESIADVLEAPGDGADEPTRTPLIEHAPDGETETEVIRNTPSGPRPFLRQTVPIATDDETTRGYRIYTDLTALKVRERELERQNERLDQFASIVSHDLRNPLTVANGYLGFVRDELGDDHDAVTTIQQAHDRMEQLIDDVLAVARKGDETGNLELVRLSTVAEQAWEHVDTRDARLELDDGGVWVDADPTRLLQLFENLFRNSVEHGSALDQRESRADDAVKQGTASVLSESESGDGPPGTRGESAVYVRVGTCDDGFAVEDDGPGIPPSEREVVFDSGYSTGSGSTGLGLAIVERIADEHGWSVECTDGSAGGARFEFTGVYLTSESAVETPVSSALTESNGDEQ, encoded by the coding sequence GTGGATGCGAAGAATGAAACGAGACGACGGCGGCGAACGCTGGTCTCTCTCCTCTCGAATATGGTTGCCTCGAAGACCGTCGAATTCATCGGACGACTCGGCGATATTGCGACGACGCTCGATGCGAGTACGTCCGTCGAATCGGTCTACGAACACGCGCTGACCGCGGCCGCGGACGTACTGTCGTTCGAAGCCGCGAGTATCTGCACGCAGCGAGACGAGCGCTTGATCCCCCGGGCAGTGTACGCGAACCACTTAATTCCCGGCCAGGCGCTCTCGGCGAACGCCGGCATCGCCGGCCGAACGCTCGCGACCGGAGCCACCATCCTGGTCGACGATCTCCGAGACGAGACCAACGCCGCCCCGACGTGTGACTCCTTTCGCTCGGTCCTCTCCGTTCCCATCGCCAACGACGGCATATTCCAGGCGTTCTCGTCGGAACCCGACGCGTTTTCCGACCTCGACCGACAAATCGGCGAGACGCTCGTCGCAATCGTGGTCAACGCTCGAACCAGCGTCGAATACGAGGCGGCGCTGGAGACCGAACGCGATCGATTCGCCGCGCTGTTCGAGAACGTTTCCGACGCGGCCGTTCAGTACCGAATCGAAGGCGAGCGTTACCGGATCGAGCGCGTCAATTCCGCGTTCGTTCGCGTCTTCGGGCGGGACGCCGAGTCGATCGTCGGCGAATCGATCGCGGACGTACTCGAGGCACCCGGTGACGGTGCCGACGAACCCACTCGAACGCCGCTGATCGAACACGCACCCGACGGAGAGACCGAAACCGAAGTCATCAGGAACACGCCATCCGGACCGCGACCGTTCTTGCGCCAAACGGTCCCGATTGCAACGGACGACGAAACGACCCGGGGATACCGGATCTACACCGACCTCACCGCGCTGAAAGTCCGGGAACGCGAACTCGAGCGACAGAACGAGCGCCTCGACCAGTTCGCGAGCATCGTCAGCCACGACCTCCGAAATCCCCTCACCGTCGCGAACGGCTATCTGGGATTCGTACGGGACGAACTCGGCGACGACCACGACGCTGTCACCACAATCCAGCAGGCTCACGACCGAATGGAACAGCTCATCGACGACGTGCTGGCGGTCGCTCGCAAGGGTGACGAGACGGGAAACCTCGAACTGGTTAGACTGTCCACCGTCGCCGAGCAGGCCTGGGAACACGTCGACACTCGAGATGCCCGTCTCGAACTGGACGACGGCGGTGTCTGGGTCGATGCGGACCCGACACGCTTGCTCCAGTTGTTCGAGAACCTGTTCCGGAATTCGGTGGAACACGGCTCGGCACTCGATCAGCGCGAGTCTCGTGCCGACGATGCCGTAAAACAGGGCACCGCTTCGGTCCTTTCCGAATCAGAATCCGGTGATGGTCCACCAGGAACTCGAGGCGAGTCAGCGGTCTACGTCCGAGTCGGCACGTGCGACGACGGGTTCGCAGTCGAGGACGACGGTCCGGGCATTCCGCCGTCTGAACGCGAGGTCGTATTCGACTCCGGCTACAGTACGGGCTCCGGAAGTACCGGACTCGGTCTCGCGATCGTCGAGCGAATTGCCGACGAACACGGCTGGAGCGTCGAGTGCACTGACGGATCGGCTGGTGGGGCACGATTCGAGTTCACGGGCGTCTATCTCACCAGCGAATCCGCGGTTGAAACACCAGTTTCGTCGGCGTTGACGGAATCGAACGGTGATGAGCAGTGA
- a CDS encoding DUF7524 family protein: MSRHAATVTVDRTGSDSLTASASSLEASHPFEIQLESEGGPAHVHCRLTGELTGAASIGGLNAGNGNARDGNHYVDPDRPTPILIDFDPVALEAPLEGSIVLSTGYGATETTLAVTLLPTTRSVDVDQTLGEPAREEPEPTALERGVEQLRAVSGLEPGTLGVLALAVLAIAIAWSTAAVVGGTVAYASVLIVSIGVVVAVALLVGRLEPPG; encoded by the coding sequence GTGTCCCGCCACGCGGCCACCGTCACCGTCGATCGAACCGGGTCCGACAGCCTCACCGCCAGCGCCAGCTCGCTCGAGGCGAGCCACCCGTTCGAGATCCAACTCGAGAGCGAGGGTGGGCCGGCACACGTTCACTGCCGCCTGACCGGCGAGCTAACAGGCGCCGCGTCGATCGGGGGGTTGAACGCGGGCAATGGGAACGCTCGAGACGGAAACCACTACGTCGACCCTGATCGACCGACTCCCATCCTGATCGACTTCGATCCGGTGGCGCTCGAGGCGCCGCTCGAGGGATCGATCGTCCTCTCGACGGGGTACGGCGCGACCGAAACGACGCTCGCGGTGACGCTGCTCCCGACGACTCGGTCGGTCGACGTCGACCAGACGCTCGGCGAACCCGCTCGAGAGGAGCCGGAGCCAACGGCGCTCGAGCGCGGCGTCGAACAGCTTCGAGCCGTGAGCGGGCTCGAGCCCGGTACCCTCGGCGTCCTCGCTCTCGCCGTCCTCGCGATTGCGATTGCTTGGTCGACAGCGGCCGTTGTCGGCGGAACCGTCGCGTACGCCAGCGTGTTGATCGTCTCGATCGGCGTCGTCGTCGCGGTCGCCCTGCTGGTCGGACGGCTCGAGCCGCCGGGGTAG
- a CDS encoding methytransferase partner Trm112, with translation MNESLLEILCCPLDKDDLELEDAEYDDDEIISGSLVCTGCGESYPIEDGIPNLLPPDMREQSPA, from the coding sequence ATGAACGAGTCGTTGCTGGAGATCCTTTGCTGCCCGCTCGACAAAGACGACCTCGAACTCGAGGACGCCGAGTACGACGACGACGAGATCATCTCGGGATCGCTCGTCTGCACCGGCTGTGGCGAATCGTACCCGATCGAAGACGGCATTCCGAACCTGCTCCCTCCGGACATGCGCGAACAATCGCCGGCATAA
- a CDS encoding adenylosuccinate synthase, giving the protein MTVTIVGSQLGDEGKGGVVDLYGDAADVVARYQGGDNAGHTVVHGGETYKLSLVPSGAVRGKTGVLGNGCVVNPETLFDELDQLRERGLEPDVRVAERAHAILPYHRVLDGIEEEEKADLAAGTTKRGIGPTYEDKAGRRGVRIGDLLDPEVLRERLEYVVPQKRALAEDVFGVTLEGETADAFDVDHLFETYRAYGERLEDEDMTVDCGTFLQERVDAGENVLLEGAQGTSIDIDHGVYPYVTSSNPTAGGATVGTGLGPTVVGQGEVIGIVKAYLSRVGTGPLPTELGGVEGQTPGYDGDSSTGDRDEEELATYIRDEGGEYGTVTGRPRRVGWLDIPMLRHAARTNGFTGLAVNHIDVLAGLEEVEVGHSYEFDGEEIFTVPPTTEQWARCEATYRTFDGWPDVDWAAVAEEGYEAIPENARTYLEYLSTELDAPLYAIGVGPGREQTVVIESPYDE; this is encoded by the coding sequence ATGACTGTCACAATCGTCGGGTCGCAACTCGGCGACGAGGGCAAAGGCGGCGTCGTCGACCTCTACGGCGACGCTGCTGACGTCGTCGCTCGCTACCAGGGTGGCGACAATGCCGGCCACACCGTCGTTCACGGCGGCGAAACGTACAAACTCTCGCTGGTGCCGTCCGGCGCCGTGCGCGGCAAGACCGGCGTCCTCGGCAACGGCTGCGTCGTCAACCCTGAGACGCTGTTCGACGAACTCGATCAGCTCCGCGAGCGCGGCCTCGAGCCAGACGTTCGCGTCGCCGAGCGCGCGCACGCGATACTCCCGTATCACCGCGTGCTCGATGGCATCGAGGAGGAAGAGAAGGCCGATCTCGCCGCGGGGACGACCAAACGCGGCATCGGCCCCACCTACGAGGACAAGGCGGGCCGTCGCGGCGTCCGCATCGGCGACCTCCTGGACCCCGAGGTCCTGCGTGAGCGCCTCGAGTACGTCGTCCCTCAGAAGCGCGCGCTCGCCGAGGATGTCTTCGGCGTGACGCTCGAGGGCGAGACGGCGGACGCCTTCGACGTCGACCACCTCTTCGAGACCTACCGCGCCTACGGCGAGCGTCTCGAGGACGAGGACATGACCGTCGACTGCGGCACCTTCCTCCAGGAGCGCGTCGACGCGGGCGAGAACGTCCTGCTCGAAGGCGCACAGGGGACGTCGATCGACATCGACCACGGGGTCTACCCCTACGTCACGTCCTCGAACCCGACCGCAGGGGGTGCGACCGTCGGCACCGGACTGGGACCGACCGTCGTCGGCCAGGGCGAGGTCATCGGTATCGTGAAGGCCTACCTCTCCCGGGTGGGCACCGGCCCGCTGCCGACCGAACTCGGCGGCGTCGAGGGCCAGACACCCGGCTACGACGGCGACTCGAGTACTGGAGACAGGGACGAAGAGGAACTCGCGACCTACATCCGCGACGAGGGCGGCGAGTACGGCACCGTCACCGGTCGTCCCCGCCGCGTCGGGTGGCTCGACATCCCCATGTTGCGCCACGCCGCCCGCACGAACGGCTTCACCGGCCTCGCGGTCAACCACATCGACGTCCTCGCCGGACTCGAGGAGGTCGAGGTCGGCCACAGCTACGAGTTCGACGGCGAGGAGATCTTCACTGTCCCGCCGACGACCGAGCAGTGGGCCCGCTGTGAGGCCACCTACCGTACCTTCGACGGCTGGCCGGACGTCGACTGGGCCGCCGTCGCCGAAGAAGGCTACGAGGCCATCCCCGAGAACGCGCGGACGTACCTCGAGTACCTGTCGACGGAACTCGACGCGCCGCTTTACGCCATCGGCGTCGGTCCCGGACGCGAACAGACGGTCGTCATCGAGTCACCCTACGACGAGTAG
- a CDS encoding DUF7527 domain-containing protein has protein sequence MDPRTQERVERWDSRPFSGGYDGLSSLADEEFSGAVTSGGAWAFMLNGRIVGVVDGALEQFDGANGTTYVAPHPSLPLLCTMDEQGGETRAKYYTNDTPLSEVDQTLQEGSFTGYVELSEQVLSGDYYLVYYGGRRMAAAYIGNAQRLLTGDDAFERADDEVGIYEVVDVDIDIHDVPGSAPAPEPTSGDSTAPAGESGAANGTAGASSPSTDSERDVETQSEPASEGTNDTPGGITASATTEPDPEPVESSGITEPATEADARATPGSTAESADSVEHDELEGTESADDESAADAQPMPPAEGERQSNTSGEDDRGDDVDAAGASTDAGSDAATPVEDAEPMPPASSESLDPEDVEAAAEELGADGVPWEETDEDGGGGSAEAREVQDADERKPDDRAPETDNEPSESDPLEERFKQEEQWRETRNIPSIDPEKTSRPDRTDDGSKSGSNAEGRRRTTGGRSRQPGPSTASSTQGSNSSTGRSKQQRDGTANTSGQGRAQSSTSAARNVPREALEEDMLEREDKIDRLTQRVDELEREKGTLEERQQELATERDRYRERAEELSATVDRLQQRIETLETELERVRAADAAGVPVDGTSLSPQEALSRTNLFVRYASKSQPTLATAHDENVSREDVAENLRLEHHTQFDASEVVVDGQSYEAFLGSRIEYQFVEWLVATLPFEIRDTGHADGLGDLYDALPRIDRAELDASISLDGDDTEGVPDEVAFDVVAFDKMGNPLLAANLDGSRDPATQTDLETLEESVSAVKANHGELAAAFFVTSSFFEPGALEVTEQATGGGGFLTRDSRLSYVSLSRKQGGYHLCLVESRSGGFHMNVPEL, from the coding sequence ATGGATCCGCGCACGCAAGAGCGCGTCGAGCGATGGGACTCCCGTCCGTTTTCCGGCGGCTACGACGGTCTCTCTTCACTCGCCGACGAGGAGTTCTCCGGTGCCGTGACGTCCGGTGGTGCCTGGGCGTTCATGCTCAACGGACGTATCGTCGGCGTCGTCGACGGCGCTCTCGAACAGTTCGACGGAGCGAACGGCACGACGTACGTCGCACCCCATCCCTCGCTCCCGTTGCTGTGTACGATGGACGAACAGGGCGGCGAGACAAGGGCGAAGTACTACACGAACGACACGCCGCTGAGCGAGGTCGACCAGACGCTCCAGGAGGGGTCGTTCACCGGCTACGTCGAACTGAGCGAACAGGTACTCAGCGGCGACTACTACCTCGTGTACTACGGCGGTCGCCGGATGGCCGCGGCCTACATCGGGAACGCACAGCGACTCCTGACCGGCGACGACGCGTTCGAGCGGGCCGACGACGAGGTCGGCATCTACGAGGTCGTCGACGTGGATATCGACATCCATGACGTCCCCGGATCGGCGCCAGCACCAGAGCCAACGTCCGGGGATTCGACAGCACCGGCGGGAGAGTCAGGCGCTGCGAACGGGACAGCCGGTGCGTCCAGTCCGTCGACCGATAGCGAGCGCGACGTCGAAACACAGTCCGAACCGGCCTCCGAGGGGACGAACGATACCCCCGGCGGGATCACGGCGAGTGCGACGACCGAACCGGACCCGGAGCCGGTCGAATCGTCCGGGATCACGGAACCGGCGACCGAAGCCGACGCTCGAGCGACTCCCGGTTCGACCGCCGAGTCCGCCGATTCCGTCGAGCACGACGAACTCGAGGGCACCGAGTCGGCCGACGACGAGTCGGCTGCCGACGCGCAGCCGATGCCCCCAGCGGAGGGTGAGAGGCAATCGAACACGAGTGGCGAGGACGACCGCGGAGACGACGTCGACGCGGCCGGAGCGTCGACCGACGCCGGGTCGGACGCGGCGACGCCCGTGGAGGATGCCGAACCGATGCCGCCGGCCTCGAGCGAGTCGCTCGATCCCGAGGACGTGGAGGCCGCCGCGGAGGAACTCGGTGCTGACGGCGTTCCCTGGGAGGAAACAGACGAGGACGGTGGAGGTGGAAGTGCAGAGGCCCGCGAAGTCCAGGACGCCGACGAACGAAAACCGGACGACCGAGCACCCGAAACCGACAACGAGCCGTCGGAGAGCGATCCGCTCGAGGAACGCTTCAAACAGGAGGAACAATGGCGGGAAACCCGGAACATCCCCTCGATCGACCCGGAGAAGACCTCGCGTCCCGACCGGACGGACGACGGGTCGAAATCGGGATCGAACGCCGAGGGTCGGCGCCGAACGACGGGCGGTCGGTCGCGCCAGCCCGGACCGTCGACTGCCTCGTCGACCCAGGGGTCGAACTCGAGTACGGGTCGTTCGAAACAACAGCGGGACGGGACCGCCAACACGTCGGGACAGGGTCGCGCTCAGTCCAGCACTAGCGCCGCGAGAAACGTCCCCCGGGAGGCCCTCGAGGAGGACATGCTCGAGCGCGAGGACAAGATCGACCGACTCACCCAGCGCGTCGACGAACTCGAGCGAGAGAAGGGGACGCTCGAGGAGCGCCAGCAGGAACTCGCGACCGAGCGCGACCGATACCGGGAGCGCGCCGAGGAACTCTCAGCGACCGTCGATCGATTGCAACAGCGCATCGAGACGCTCGAGACCGAACTCGAGCGGGTTCGAGCGGCTGACGCCGCGGGCGTTCCCGTCGACGGGACCAGCCTCTCACCCCAGGAGGCGTTGTCCAGGACTAACCTGTTCGTCCGGTACGCCTCGAAGAGCCAGCCGACGCTGGCGACGGCCCACGACGAGAACGTGAGTCGCGAGGACGTCGCGGAGAACCTCCGTCTCGAACACCACACGCAGTTCGACGCGAGCGAGGTCGTCGTCGACGGCCAATCGTACGAGGCGTTCCTCGGGTCACGGATCGAGTACCAGTTCGTCGAGTGGCTCGTCGCAACCCTGCCGTTCGAGATCCGCGATACCGGCCACGCGGACGGCCTCGGTGATCTCTACGACGCCCTCCCCCGCATCGATCGAGCCGAACTCGACGCCTCGATCTCCCTCGACGGGGACGACACCGAGGGCGTTCCCGACGAAGTCGCGTTCGACGTCGTCGCTTTCGACAAGATGGGCAACCCGTTGCTCGCGGCCAACCTCGACGGGTCGCGCGACCCCGCCACCCAGACGGATCTCGAGACGCTGGAGGAGTCCGTCTCGGCGGTTAAGGCCAACCACGGCGAACTCGCCGCGGCGTTTTTCGTCACCTCGAGTTTCTTCGAACCGGGCGCCCTCGAGGTGACCGAGCAGGCGACCGGCGGCGGCGGCTTCCTCACGCGAGACTCACGGCTGAGTTACGTGTCGCTGTCGCGAAAACAGGGTGGATATCACCTGTGTCTCGTGGAGTCGCGTTCGGGCGGCTTCCACATGAACGTCCCAGAACTCTAG
- a CDS encoding UPF0058 family protein: MHKDELLELHDELVVIMEYFSEREHVDESLFDAYHQLDVDPDDVHKSKSEHKHAVFVLGNALANAMSEDEFSSAGRIGKRMKELADDAESKI, translated from the coding sequence ATGCACAAGGACGAACTGCTCGAGCTCCACGACGAACTTGTCGTCATCATGGAGTACTTCTCCGAGCGAGAGCACGTCGACGAGAGCCTCTTCGACGCCTATCACCAACTCGACGTCGACCCCGACGACGTCCACAAATCGAAGAGCGAGCACAAACACGCCGTCTTCGTCCTCGGCAACGCGCTCGCGAACGCGATGAGCGAGGACGAGTTCTCGAGCGCGGGCCGGATCGGCAAGCGCATGAAGGAACTGGCCGACGACGCCGAGTCGAAGATCTAG